From the Daphnia magna isolate NIES linkage group LG3, ASM2063170v1.1, whole genome shotgun sequence genome, one window contains:
- the LOC116919815 gene encoding microsomal glutathione S-transferase 1: MSLYTSDNPVFATFSFYAALMGAKTLFMAFLTARQRYRKMAFANPEDAKLNKGKTKTDDDVERVRRAHLNDLENILPFLSLAFVYVGTGPTLGCAKFLFRTFAAARFLHTFVYAVVVIPQPARALAFFGGMVVNLYMAYAILTSYASAL; encoded by the exons ATGTCACTGTATACATCAGACAATCCTGTGTTTGCCACTTTCAGCTTCTATGCTGCATTAATGGGAGCGAAGACCCTGTTCATGGCTTTCCTAACTGCCCGCCAAAGATATCGTAAGATG GCATTTGCCAACCCAGAAGATGCAAAATTAAACaagggtaaaacaaaaactgatgATGATGTAGAACGAGTTCGTCG AGCCCACCTCAATGATTTGGAGAATATCCTGCCTTTCCTTAGCCTTGCATTTGTCTACGTTGGCACAGGGCCGACTTTGGGTTGTGccaaatttttatttcgcACATTCGCCGCTGCAAGATTCCTCCATACGTTTGTCTACGCGGTTGTTGTCATCCCACAGCCAGCTAGAGCTTTGGCATTCTTTGGTGGAATGGTTGTAAACCTTTACATGGCTTATGCCATTTTGACGAGTTACGCATCTGCCCTCTAA
- the LOC116919800 gene encoding alanine aminotransferase 1 isoform X1, with translation MQAFWLGHQRGVVQSTFRKWRLQNRPPVSTVPTVVVASRSIVTPTQCLESQTSSSLPSRQRSISSPFDHQPTTAPTTLLFSPAAKKQHSVSHFHTHSCQLAQSRKGDLIGREEVIYVRRAMATLAAQSHVDLVLNVDNINPNVKAMEYAVRGPLVIRAGEIEKELAMGVKKPFTEVIKANIGDAQAMGQKPITFIRQVLSLVAYPDLLNSKEFPEDVKSRARAILESSRGSAGCYSDSAGLELVRNHVAQYIERRDGFPADPNNIVLCAGASEGIRSTLKMLSTVSGPRTGIMIPIPQYPLYSASIVEYNMEQAGYYLNEDNDWGLDVSELERAVNEARKRCNVRGIVVINPGNPTGQVLTRDNIVEVIKFAHREKLFIFADEVYQDNVYAHNRKFHSFKKVTKEMGDPYDKLELASFLSCSKGYMGECGLRGGYAEIVNMDPAVKALYLKSISAKLCPTVLGQAVMDCVVNPPQPGEPSYELFSKEKAAVLQSLSERASMIAKSFNSIPGIKCNTVQGAMYAFPEVKIPEKAIAKAKSLGQAPDVFYAFQLLEQTGMCCVPGSGFGQRPGTYHFRTTILPQPEKLQIMLDKFRSFQESFMKEYQ, from the exons ATGCAGGCGTTCTGGCTTGGCCATCAAAGGGGCGTGGTTCAATCCACCTTCCGCAAGTGGAGGCTCCAGAATCGACCACCGGTTTCAACCGTTCCCACAGTGGTAGTTGCATCGCGGAGTATCGTAACGCCAACCCAATGCCTGGAGTCACAAACGTCATCATCTCTCCCCTCTCGGCAGCGTTCCATTTCGTCTCCTTTCGACCACCAGCCAACAACCGCTCCAACCACACTGTTGTTTTCCCCCGCTGCGAAGAAGCAGCATTCAGTCAGTCACTTCCACACACACAGCTGTCAGCTAGCTCAATCGCGTAAAG GTGATTTAATTGGACGTGAAGAAGTCATCTACGTTCGTCGAGCCATGGCTACCCTTGCAGCTCAAAGTCACGTAGATCTCGTTCTGAATGTTGATAACATTAATCCTAATGTCAAGGCTATGGAATATGCTGTCAGAGG ACCTCTCGTTATTCGAGCCGGAGAAATTGAAAAGGAGCTGGCTATG GGAGTAAAGAAACCATTCACCGAGGTCATTAAGGCTAACATTGGCGACGCACAGGCGATGGGACAAAAGCCAATTACCTTCATTCGCCAAGTACTTTCGTTGGTAGCCTACCCGGATTTGCTGAATAGCAAGGAATTTCCCGAAGACGTCAAGTCCCGAGCTCGAGCCATTCTCGAATCCAGCAGGGGAAGCGCGG GCTGTTACAGTGATTCAGCAGGATTAGAACTTGTTCGGAATCATGTGGCCCAGTACATTGAGCGCCGCGATGGGTTTCCCGCTGATCCAAACAACATTGTTCTTTGCGCCGGAGCTTCTGAAGGCATCCGA TCTACGTTGAAGATGTTATCTACAGTAAGCGGTCCACGCACCGGAATCATGATCCCGATTCCACAGTATCCTCTTTATTCAGCTTCCATCGTCGAATACAACATGGAACAAGCTGGTTACTATTTAAACGAAGACAATGATTGGGGTCTAGATGTATCCGAACTGGAGCGAGCTGTAAATGAAGCACGCAAACGGTGTAACGTTCGCGGAATCGTTGTAATCAACCCTGGAAACCCAACCG GTCAAGTACTTACCCGAGATAACATTGTTGAAGTCATCAAGTTTGCCCATAGGGAAAAACTTTTTATCTTTGCTGATGAG GTGTATCAAGACAACGTTTATGCACACAACAGAAAATTCCATTCCTTCAAAAAGGTGACGAAAGAAATGGGTGATCCATACGACAAGCTAGAATTGGCCTCTTTCCTATCATGCTCCAAAG GCTATATGGGCGAATGTGGATTGCGCGGCGGATACGCGGAAATCGTCAATATGGATCCGGCAGTTAAAGCGCTTTACTTGAAAAGTATCTCTGCAAAACTTTGCCCTACAG TTCTCGGCCAG GCTGTTATGGACTGTGTGGTTAATCCTCCACAACCTGGCGAACCATCCTATGAACTCTTTAGCAAAGAAAAAGCAGCCGTCCTTCAATCTTTATCTGAGCGTGCAAGCATGATTGCCAAATCGTTCAACTCGATTCCCGGCATAAAGTGTAATACCGTTCAGGGAGCAATGTACGCTTTTCCAGAG GTTAAGATTCCCGAGAAAGCAATTGCCAAGGCAAAGTCATTAGGACAAGCACCGGACGTTTTCTACGCTTTCCAACTACTCGAGCAAACAGGAATGTGTTGCGTTCCTGGATCAGGATTCGGGCAGAGACCTGGAACTTACCACTTCAG GACAACCATCCTCCCTCAACCAGAGAAACTGCAAATCATGTTGGACAAATTCCGTTCCTTCCAAGAGAGTTTTATGAAAGAATACCAATAA
- the LOC116919800 gene encoding alanine aminotransferase 2-like isoform X2 — protein sequence MATLAAQSHVDLVLNVDNINPNVKAMEYAVRGPLVIRAGEIEKELAMGVKKPFTEVIKANIGDAQAMGQKPITFIRQVLSLVAYPDLLNSKEFPEDVKSRARAILESSRGSAGCYSDSAGLELVRNHVAQYIERRDGFPADPNNIVLCAGASEGIRSTLKMLSTVSGPRTGIMIPIPQYPLYSASIVEYNMEQAGYYLNEDNDWGLDVSELERAVNEARKRCNVRGIVVINPGNPTGQVLTRDNIVEVIKFAHREKLFIFADEVYQDNVYAHNRKFHSFKKVTKEMGDPYDKLELASFLSCSKGYMGECGLRGGYAEIVNMDPAVKALYLKSISAKLCPTVLGQAVMDCVVNPPQPGEPSYELFSKEKAAVLQSLSERASMIAKSFNSIPGIKCNTVQGAMYAFPEVKIPEKAIAKAKSLGQAPDVFYAFQLLEQTGMCCVPGSGFGQRPGTYHFRTTILPQPEKLQIMLDKFRSFQESFMKEYQ from the exons ATGGCTACCCTTGCAGCTCAAAGTCACGTAGATCTCGTTCTGAATGTTGATAACATTAATCCTAATGTCAAGGCTATGGAATATGCTGTCAGAGG ACCTCTCGTTATTCGAGCCGGAGAAATTGAAAAGGAGCTGGCTATG GGAGTAAAGAAACCATTCACCGAGGTCATTAAGGCTAACATTGGCGACGCACAGGCGATGGGACAAAAGCCAATTACCTTCATTCGCCAAGTACTTTCGTTGGTAGCCTACCCGGATTTGCTGAATAGCAAGGAATTTCCCGAAGACGTCAAGTCCCGAGCTCGAGCCATTCTCGAATCCAGCAGGGGAAGCGCGG GCTGTTACAGTGATTCAGCAGGATTAGAACTTGTTCGGAATCATGTGGCCCAGTACATTGAGCGCCGCGATGGGTTTCCCGCTGATCCAAACAACATTGTTCTTTGCGCCGGAGCTTCTGAAGGCATCCGA TCTACGTTGAAGATGTTATCTACAGTAAGCGGTCCACGCACCGGAATCATGATCCCGATTCCACAGTATCCTCTTTATTCAGCTTCCATCGTCGAATACAACATGGAACAAGCTGGTTACTATTTAAACGAAGACAATGATTGGGGTCTAGATGTATCCGAACTGGAGCGAGCTGTAAATGAAGCACGCAAACGGTGTAACGTTCGCGGAATCGTTGTAATCAACCCTGGAAACCCAACCG GTCAAGTACTTACCCGAGATAACATTGTTGAAGTCATCAAGTTTGCCCATAGGGAAAAACTTTTTATCTTTGCTGATGAG GTGTATCAAGACAACGTTTATGCACACAACAGAAAATTCCATTCCTTCAAAAAGGTGACGAAAGAAATGGGTGATCCATACGACAAGCTAGAATTGGCCTCTTTCCTATCATGCTCCAAAG GCTATATGGGCGAATGTGGATTGCGCGGCGGATACGCGGAAATCGTCAATATGGATCCGGCAGTTAAAGCGCTTTACTTGAAAAGTATCTCTGCAAAACTTTGCCCTACAG TTCTCGGCCAG GCTGTTATGGACTGTGTGGTTAATCCTCCACAACCTGGCGAACCATCCTATGAACTCTTTAGCAAAGAAAAAGCAGCCGTCCTTCAATCTTTATCTGAGCGTGCAAGCATGATTGCCAAATCGTTCAACTCGATTCCCGGCATAAAGTGTAATACCGTTCAGGGAGCAATGTACGCTTTTCCAGAG GTTAAGATTCCCGAGAAAGCAATTGCCAAGGCAAAGTCATTAGGACAAGCACCGGACGTTTTCTACGCTTTCCAACTACTCGAGCAAACAGGAATGTGTTGCGTTCCTGGATCAGGATTCGGGCAGAGACCTGGAACTTACCACTTCAG GACAACCATCCTCCCTCAACCAGAGAAACTGCAAATCATGTTGGACAAATTCCGTTCCTTCCAAGAGAGTTTTATGAAAGAATACCAATAA